One window of Branchiostoma lanceolatum isolate klBraLanc5 chromosome 6, klBraLanc5.hap2, whole genome shotgun sequence genomic DNA carries:
- the LOC136436432 gene encoding uncharacterized protein, translated as MAASSVRCLVKSLISSHRVMVFSKSTCPFCMMAKDVLSEAGVAQPKVLELDHIEDGPQVQDALKELTGISTVPNVFISGKSIGGGTETAKLYESGELQRLLTEAGILKKQEDS; from the exons ATGGCGGCCTCCAGTGTCCGATG CCTTGTGAAGTCTCTCATCTCGTCTCACCGTGTGATGGTGTTCTCCAAGTCCACATGTCCATTCTGTATGATGGCTAAAGACGTGTTGAGTGAGGCGGGCGTGGCACAACCCAAGGTCTTAGAACTGGACCACATAGAAGACGGGCCTCAAGTACAG GATGCATTAAAGGAGCTGACTGGGATCAGCACAGTACCCAACGTTTTTATCAGTGGGAAAAGTATAGGAGGAGGAACAGAGACTGCCAAGTTATATGAGTCAGGGGAACTTCAACGGTTACTCACAGAAGCAGGGATTCTTAAGAAACAGGAAGATTCTTAG
- the LOC136436431 gene encoding 4-hydroxybenzoate polyprenyltransferase, mitochondrial-like: MAYIILPRLLHPAVQSANKTLTVNQFSQKFLSNSICYNPIGASKCLSNVQHLNTNSKYSRNTHNSVHVSSEHLHVEMSSLSRTQLCNCKRTTTAFHSKVFLGSPLQSPHISRLDSSGLFVRPYVGESRRHFTLNPRKIVEQSPKHVRPYLQLIRFDKPIGSWLLFWPCAWSIGMAATPGQFPDLGLLFLFGLGSVIMRGAGCTINDLWDRDIDKKVARTRSRPIASGKISPQNAMLFLGAQLSVALCILLSLNSYSVLLGFSSMLLVSTYPLFKRVTYWPQVVLGLTFNWGALLGWAAVKGSCDWSVVLPLYLGAAAWTMVYDTIYAHQDKADDILIGVKSTALKFGDDTRAWLSGFSAAMVSGLLLSGLMCEQTWPYYAAVGLTGAHLYNQVATAKFDKPEDCWKKFSSNKRLGAIIFAGIVAGTLLKGANGNKEESTDVANKKR; encoded by the exons ATGGCCTATATCATCCTGCCAAGACTTCTACACCCAGCTGTGCAATCTGCAAACAAGACCTTGACAGTGAACCAGTTTTCACAAAAATTCCTCTCAAATTCTATTTGCTACAACCCAATAGGAGCTTCCAAATGTCTGTCAAATGTCCAACACTTAAATACAAACAGCAAATACTCCAGAAATACACACAACTCTGTTCATGTATCGTCAGAGCACCTTCATGTTGAAATGTCATCTCTCTCAAGAACTCAACTTTGCAATTGCAAGAGGACAACAACAGCATTCCATTCTAAAGTATTCTTAGGAAGTCCACTGCAAAGTCCACATATATCCAGACTGGATTCATCTGGACTGTTTGTTCGTCCGTACGTGGGAGAAAGCAGACGACACTTTACGCTGAACCCCAGGAAGATCGTGGAACAAAGTCCTAAACATGTGCGGCCATATCTACAACTCATTCGATTTGACAAGCCCATAG GTTCTTGGCTGTTGTTCTGGCCGTGTGCCTGGAGTATCGGCATGGCGGCCACACCAGGACAGTTTCCTGACTTAGGTCTGCTGTTCCTGTTTGGTCTGGGATCTGTCATTATGAGGGGAGCAGGCTGTACCATCAATGATCTATGGGACAGGGATATAGACAaaaag GTTGCTAGGACGCGGTCCCGCCCGATAGCCAGCGGTAAGATCAGCCCCCAAAATGCAATGCTGTTCCTGGGGGCACAGCTGAGTGTAGCGCTCTGCATCCTGCTGTCACTCAACTCATACAG TGTGCTCCTAGGATTCTCATCCATGCTGCTGGTCTCTACCTACCCACTGTTCAAAAGAGTCACCTACTGGCCACAGGTGGTACTGG GTCTGACTTTCAACTGGGGAGCGCTGCTGGGATGGGCCGCTGTGAAGGGGAGCTGTGATTGGTCGGTGGTGCTACCGCTGTATCTCGGAGCTGCGGCATGGACTATGGTGTACGATACCATATATGCACATCAG GACAAGGCTGATGACATCTTGATCGGCGTGAAGTCCACAGCCCTGAAGTTTGGGGATGACACACGGGCGTGGCTGTCTGGCTTCAGTGCAGCGATGGTGTCAGGACTGCTGCTCAGCGGGCTGATGTGTGAACAGACATGGCCGTACTATGCAGCTGTGGGCCTGACAGGTGCTCACCTGTACAACCAG GTTGCGACTGCAAAGTTTGACAAGCCAGAGGACTGTTGGAAGAAGTTCAGCTCGAACAAGAGATTAGGCGCCATCATTTTTGCTGGTATTGTGGCAGGCACCCTACTGAAAGGTGCCAACGGTAACAAGGAAGAAAGCACAGATGTTGCCAACAAGAAACGATAA
- the LOC136436433 gene encoding UDP-glucuronosyltransferase 2C1-like codes for MGIVSKLRCCAIPLVFLGFLIRHRISAEKVLFVPPPVGNSHWMNQAKIGLALVDKGHIVTVVISENIVEKRRAKWPDFQFETFQDQGTQARLKEVQDQAVSTAGELSLFKTGKVFSASEGIKQYCSLLLGDSDLVDRLRTSQYSVVISDPIFPCGAILSAHLNLRVPNIAVWRLDSFAIDVKATGVPLPLSYVPHILTDFTDDMTFVQRLQNVVLSISFQIISRMLARIMYDELVRTYIGEEETIQTVTSLTDLWLYRTDNVLDFPRPSMPNMVQIGGLNVAVLNPLPEDIEAFVQSAGDDGVIVVSFGSMVKMMPKERKEVFAAVFARLRQKVVWRYVGEKPTGLGNNTKLLAWLPQNDLLAHSKTRAFITHAGSNGLYEALHHGVPMVCLPLFGDQPANAARMVARGLGVKLDFSTVTAEQLYQAILHVVTNNSYQETAARLSRLHRDQPQSPMERTVWWIEYVIKHGRLPHLRARAVELPLYQYYLLDVAVFLLAVCSAVLGTVWCSCSFFCRNIFCKSGGRKQKHQ; via the exons ATGGGAATTGTATCAAAGCTTCGATGTTGCGCCATTCCGCTAGTTTTCCTGGGATTTCTGATCAGACACAGGATCAGCGCAGAGAAGGTTCTGTTCGTACCTCCGCCAGTAGGCAACAGCCACTGGATGAATCAGGCCAAAATAGGCCTCGCTTTGGTGGACAAAGGTCATATCGTCACTGTGGTTATTTCAGAGAACATTGTAGAAAAACGGCGGGCAAAGTGGCCTGACTTTCAGTTTGAGACCTTCCAAGACCAGGGAACCCAGGCAAGGCTCAAGGAAGTACAAGACCAAGCAGTTTCCACGGCTGGAGAGTTGTCTCTCTTCAAAACAGGAAAAGTATTCTCTGCGTCCGAAGGTATCAAACAATACTGTTCCCTGTTGTTGGGTGACAGTGACCTGGTGGATAGACTGAGGACATCCCAGTAcagtgttgtcatttctgaCCCCATCTTTCCTTGCGGCGCTATTCTCTCAGCCCATCTAAACTTACGGGTACCCAACATCGCCGTTTGGCGTCTAGATTCTTTCGCCATTGACGTAAAAGCTACCGGTGTACCGCTCCCTCTGTCGTACGTGCCACATATTCTCACTGACTTTACCGATGATATGACATTTGTACAACGACTTCAGAACGTTGTCTtgtctatttcttttcaaattataTCACGAATGTTAGCACGTATCATGTATGACGAACTGGTCCGTACGTACATCGGCGAGGAAGAAACTATACAGACCGTGACGTCACTTACGGACTTGTGGCTTTATCGAACCGACAATGTGCTGGATTTTCCTCGCCCCAGCATGCCCAACATGGTTCAGATCGGAGGACTGAATGTCGCTGTGCTCAACCCCCTACCTGAG GACATAGAAGCGTTTGTCCAGAGCGCCGGAGACGATGGAGTGATTGTGGTCAGTTTCGGGTCGATGGTTAAGATGATGCCGAAGGAGAGGAAAGAAGTCTTCGCGGCAGTCTTCGCCCGACTCCGACAGAAGGTGGTGTGGCGGTACGTGGGAGAGAAGCCGACCGGTCTGGGCAACAACACCAAACTACTGGCCTGGCTGCCTCAGAACGACTTGCTGG ccCACTCAAAGACCCGAGCTTTTATCACTCACGCTGGGTCGAACGGACTGTACGAGGCCCTGCACCACGGCGTGCCCATGGTCTGTCTGCCGCTGTTCGGGGATCAGCCCGCCAACGCCGCCCGGATGGTGGCCAGGGGACTGGGGGTGAAGTTGGACTTCAGCACGGTCACCGCCGAACAGTTGTACCAGGCCATTCTTCATGTTGTCACCAACAACAG CTACCAGGAGACCGCAGCCCGCCTGTCCCGCCTGCACCGTGACCAGCCCCAGTCACCCATGGAGCGGACTGTCTGGTGGATAGAatacgtcatcaaacatggccgaCTACCCCATCTCCGCGCACGCGCCGTGGAGCTGCCATTGTACCAGTACTACCTGTTGGACGTGGCTGTGTTCCTGTTGGCTGTCTGTTCAGCTGTCCTGGGTACCGTGTGGTGCAGCTGTTCGTTCTTCTGTAGGAACATTTTCTGTAAAAGTGGCGGCCGAAAGCAGAAGCATCAGTAG